GTGCCTGTGTTCCCGTATGCCCCGTAGGTATTCACAGCATGTCAGCCCTGAAACGTCATGAACTGTCACGGGATATTGCATGCATCGGCTGTGGCCGGTGTGAAGAAGCCTGTACTGTATCGGCCCTTTCCGTGGTGGGAGAGCAGAAAACCATCTCTGAGCTGATGGATATCATTGAAGAGGACCGGCCTTTTTATGAAGTATCCGGCGGAGGTGTCACCCTCGGCGGTGGCGAGGTATTGATGCAGCCTGAAGCGGCAGCCAACCTCCTTATGGTCTGCAGGCAGAGGGGAATACATACGGCCATTGAAACCTGCGGATACGCAAAGTCTGAGAATCTGATGAAAGTGGCTGAATTTACGGATCTCTTTCTCTTTGACCTTAAGCATATGGATTCTGTCAGGCACTATGAGCTGACCGGAGTGCGCAATGAGACCATTCTCAGCAATCTGATCATGCTCCTTGAAAACAGGCACAATGTCATGATCCGGGTGCCTCTTTTGAAAAATTTCAATGACAGTGAGGCGGAAATTGATGCACTGCTGACCTTTCTTGCACCCTTTCGTGATTACAAGAATTTCAAGGGTATTGATCTTCTGCCCTATCATAAGCTGGGTGTGAATAAATACAGCCAGCTTGGCAGGGATTATCCCATGGAAGGTAAGCCGGATCTTTCGGATGATGATCTGGACCTCATTGAAAAATGGATAAAGGAAAAGGACTTTCCGGTTTCAGTGATCCGGCACTGAAGGAAAAAAACATTTGTGATCTTAAGGCAGCCTGAGGGGCATGGCAGCAGATCCCCGGTACAAAAAGGATTAGGATATGACAGCACTTGGATTCATAGAGACAAAGGGACTGACAGGAGCCATTGAGGCTGCCGACGCCATGCTTAAGGCTGCGGATGTAGAGCTTCTGGAAAAAAGCCTTGCCGGAGGAGGGCTTGTGACCATCAGCGTGGCCGGAGAGGTGGCTGCTGTAAAGGCATCCGTTGATGCGGCGGTGGCAGCGGTTGGCCGCATTAAAGGTGCCATCCTTGTTTCTGAGCATGTGATTGCCCGTCCGGATGCTGAGCTTGAACGTATTATCCTTACAAAGCCCCTTCTGTCCGGAGAAGAGTTTGAGGACAAAGGGCCGTATGCTCCGGCAGAAGAACCTGTAAGGGTTCCGTTTGAAGGGGCTGAAACCACTGAGTCTGCGGATACGCCGGAAGTGGGGGAGGAAGCAGGGCCTGTTTCCGAGGAACCCGAAGCTGAAACCGCTTCTTTTGTTGCAAGTTCTGTAAATCAGGGGGCTGTGCGCCATGATCTTTCACAGTTGAAAAAAATGAATTTGAGCAGACTGCGGCAGATTGCTGCCGGTTTGAAGGGATGTTCCATGACCCCGGAGGAAATGGAGTCTGCCCGTAAAAAAGAGCTGATAGAAGTAATCCTCAATGCTTACGGCCAGGAAAAGGAGTAAAACCATGGTTGATAGAGATTTGTTATCCATACAGGAAGCCCGTGCCCTTGTGCGCTGTGCCAGAAAGGCGCAGGAACATTATGCGCTGCTGGGGCAGGAGCGGGTGGACGCCATAGTAAAAGCCATTGCCGAAGCAGCAGCAAGCCATGCGGAATCACTGGCTGCACTGGCTGTGGAAGAGACGGGCTTTGGCCGGGTTCAGGATAAAAAGGCCAAGAATCTTCTTGCCAGTGAAAGGCTTTTTGATGCCATCAAAGACATGAAGACCGTTGGTGTTCTTAATGATGATAAGATCAGAAAGATTGTTGAGATTGCCACCCCCATGGGCGTGATTGCGGGGATTGTTCCTTCCACCAACCCTACATCCACCACAATTTATAAATCCATTATTGCCCTTAAGTCCGGGAATGCCATTGTCTTTACGCCCCATCCCAGTGCGAAAAAGTGCATCGGCAAAACCGTGGAGATTATCCGGAATGTACTGAAGGGCTGCGATGTGTCCGAAGATCTTGTCAGTGTCATGAATGTTCCTTCCATGGAGGGCAGTGCCGAGCTGATGAAGATTGTGGATCTGATTCTGGCCACTGGTGGTCCCGGTATGGTGAAGGCTGCCTACAGCTCCGGAACCCCCGCCCTTGGTGTTGGTGCCGGTAACGTGCCTGCCTTTATCGAAAGAAGCGCCAATGTTGAAGAGGCCGTAGCAAAAATATTTACCAGCAAAACCTTTGATAACGGTACTGTCTGTGCTTCGGAACAGGCCATTGTCACCGAGGCTGTGATAGCGGATCAGGTGAAGGCTGCACTCATTGCCCAGGGAGCCTATTTCCTTGAAGGAGAAAAACTGGAAAAGGTAAAAAGGGTCATGGAGCGGGCCGATGGCAGCATGAACCCGGATATCGTGGGCAGGGATGCGGGTTATATTGCAGGTATTGCAGGCATTGAGGTGCCATATGGTACGCGTCTTCTGGTTTCTGACGAGAAGGGTATTGGGCCTAAACATCCCTTCTCAAAAGAAAAGCTTACGGCCCTTCTGGGTTTCTATGTGGTGAATGACTGGAAAGAAGCCTGCGAAGTCTGCCACGCCCTTCTCAAAAACGGTGGTATCGGCCATTCCCTGGCCATTCACTCCCAGAACGAAGACGTGATCCGGGAGTTTGGTATAAAAAAACCCGTTTCCCGTATGCTGGTGAACACGCCTTCCACCCAGGGTGCCGTGGGAATTTCCACCAGCCTCTTTCCATCATTTACTCTGGGTTGCGGCACCGTGGGCGGCAGTGCCACTTCCGATAATGTGACCCCGCTGAACCTGATGAATATCCGTAGGGTGGCCTATGATCTTGGGAATATGAACTGCTGCCCGGCAGCATCTTCACAGGTGGCTCCTGTCACATCTTCCATTGATATCAATGCCGTAACGGCACTGATTATAGAGCAGCTGAAGAAAATGGCCTGAAAACTTCCCGCGAAGGGAAAAGCCTTCCCGGCAGAGGAATCTGTGGGGGAGCCGGATGATTTAAAACTCAAATTGTAATCACTTAAAGAAACATTTTAAAAAAAAGAAAAAATAAAAAGGAGAAAGACATGTCCTCACAGAATGCATTGGGAATGATTGAGACCAAGGGCCTTGTTGGTGCAGTAGAAGCCGCTGATGCCATGGTAAAGGCTGCAAACGTAACCCTTATCGGACGTACCCAGGTGGGTGGCGGCCTTGTAACGGTCATGGTTCGTGGTGATGTGGGTGCGGTAAAGGCTGCAACGGATGCCGGTGCTGCCGCAGCCGACCGTGTGGGTGAATTGGTAAGTGTACACGTGATTCCCCGTCCCCACAGTGAAGTTGAAATGATTCTTCCTAAAATTGAGGGGTAAAAAATCATGAAAGTCATTACGGAATCCTTTCTGAGAGAAAGTTTCAGAAAAGAGATCCCAGAGACTTTCAAGGTGGAGGCGGGTCAGATTCTGACCCCCTCCGCTGCCCAGCTCCTTTCCGAAAAAGGAGTCAAGATCGTCAGGGATGGGGCTTATGTGGCCGGAGAAATCCCGGAACCCCCTGAATTACCTGCATCTGCACCGGCTCCGAAATATGTGCTGGCAGGAGGTGGCGGCATGTTTGACACCAAGCCTGAACATATGACCCGGCTTTATGGCAACCGTCTGGTGCCCAAAGATCACCCGAGAATTTTTTTCCGGGGAAGGCTGGACAGTATCCAGTCCATGATTCTTCTGGCCCAGAGCCGGATTCATGAAAAGGGGTTAAAAAAACTGGTGCAGGATCTGGGGGAAGTGCTGGATCTGGCAAGGGCCATCATGCGGGCGGAAGTGCTGGATGAGGTGCTTTGCGAACGGTCCCTGATGGGGCTGAGGGAAGGGGAACTGAGGGAGCAGTCCCATAATCCTGAAAAGTATTTTGGCACAAAACATCTTCTTGTCAGTTTTGATATGGGCTGGGTACTGCTGACCCTCAATGAGCTGAGGAGCAGCATACGTGAAGTGGAAGTGCTGGCGGTAAAGGCCTTCCGAAATGAATATGAGATTGAAAAACCGGAGATTATTCAGGCACTGAACCGAATGAGCAGTGCTGTGTATATTATGATGCTCAAGGAAAAATCCGGAAAATACAGATAATATGGAGTGGGGCATGAACGAGAAGGCCATGAACACAATCCTGGAAGAAATCATCCGAAAAGTGCTGGAAGAGCTGGGCGGTCAGGCATCGGCGATGCCTGCAGCATCTGCTGCATCTGACTCCCCGGATACAGGAGACGGCATTCCTGTGGAGCTTTCGGCCCGCCATGCCCATTTGAGCGAAAAGGATGCCATCACACTGTTTGGTGCTCCCCTTACCAGGGTCAGGGATCTTTCCCAGCCGGGGCAGTTTCTCTGTAAGGAGCGGGTGCGTCTCATCGGTCCCAGGGGCGTGATTGATAATGTGGCGGTTCTCGGACCTTCGAGGGACAGCTCGCAGGTGGAAGTTTCCATCACTGATGCCCGCAGCCTTGGGGTTGAAACCCCCGTGCGTCAGTCCGGTGATGTGGCCGGAACGCCCGGCATTATTCTGGCATCCCAGAACGGGGTTGTGGGTCTGGAAGAAGGGCTTATTGTGGCAGGCCGTCATATCCATATGGCTCCGGCGGATGCCGCACGTTTCGGTGTTTCAGATAGGGACAGGGTATGTGTGCGCCTGAACAGCCAGCGTCCTGTTGTTTTTGAGGATGTTCTTGTCCGTGTGAATGAAAACTTCAGCCTTGCCATGCACATTGATCTGGATGAGGGTAATGGCTGTGGCTGGACTAAGGGTGTCATTGCAAAAATTGTCAGAGGAAAAGGGGAGTGATCGTGGACTTTACGGCCATAGATCAGAAAATCAGCGACCTTGAGAACTGCATTGCCACAACGGTTCCCGTTACAGCGGACGAGCCCCTCCTTGTGGGAGTGGATCTGGGTACGGCCTATATTGTTGTGGTGGTGCTCAATGGCAGCAGGGAACCCCTTGCCTGTGCCATGGAGTTTGCTCAGGTGATAAAAGACGGCCTTGTGGTGGATTATATCGGAGCAACTCAGATAGTCCGCAGGCTTGTGGGGCAGCTGGAAGAAAGGCTGGGCCGTTCCCTTGAGAAGGCGGCCATTGCCGTGCCTCCGGGAACCGGAGAAAAGGACTGTAAAACCCATGGCTACGTTGTGGAGGGTGCAGGTCTGGAAGTGGTGACTGTGCTGGATGAGCCCACGGCGGCCAATGCAGTTCTTGGTGTCCGTAATGGGGTGATTGTGGATATAGGCGGCGGTACCACGGGTCTTTCGGTCATTGAGGACGGACAGGTGGTGTATGTGGCCGATGAGGCCACGGGCGGTACCCATCTTTCTCTGGTACTGGCTGGCAATTACAGGATTTCCTTTGAAGAGGCCGAGGAGCTGAAAAAAAACAGGGAGCGTCAGGGAGAAATTCTTTCCGTGGTGCGTCCGGTCATCCAGAAAATGGCTTCCATTGTGAAAAGACATATCGAAGGAAGGGATATTTCCGCCATCTACCTTGTGGGCGGAACCTGCTGTCTCAAAGATATGGAAAAGGTGATGGAAAAGGAAACGGGCATACCCGTGTACAAACCGGCTAACCCCTTTCTTGTCACGCCCATGGGCATTGCCATGAACTGCGGCGTTTAAGGAGATTTCCATGGATGTCAATGAGCTGGTACGGACCATTGCGGAGGAGGTTCTCAGGCAGCTTCAGCAGAAGACGGAAAAGCCCTGCGTTCTGGTACTGGCAGCAAGGGAATCTTCCCTTATAGAAAACCTGAAAAATATCCTTGAAGGGGATGCTGATCTTGTTTTTTCAGGGGAAGATTATAAAGGCAGAGAACCTGTCCGCTGTATTCTGCCCTTTCTTTCCTGTGCCTCCATGGCGGATCTTGCAGCGGGCGGGGCTTCTTCCGGGACGGAGGCCGAGGTGCTTCGGCGGCTGCTGCAGGGACAGGAGATAGAGGTTCTGGATTTTGAGTACAGGGTCTATGGGCAAAGTGCTCCTGCGCCGCTCTATGATCTTTATGAAGCCTATGAAAAGACACTGGCCTCTTACGGGCTAAGGGAGTTTATCCGGAAACAGCCGGATACTGTCAATTTTAAAAAAAGGCTTATTACGGAAAAGGATGTGATTCAGGCAAAGGAACAGGGGGCAGGGACAATCCTGATTCCCATGGATGCCAAGGTCACGCCCCTTGCCGGGCAGTCTGCCATTGATCTGGGTATTAAGATTCTGAAACGCTAACGGGGCGGTGGTCGGATGATAATAGCAGAAGTGATAGGAAATGTATGGGCCACACGCAAAGAGGATACCTTAAACGGGCTTAAGCTGATGGTTGTCCGGAGAATGGATGCGGGAGTTCCGGGGCTTCAGGAGAGTTTTGTGGCCGTGGACTGTGTGGGGGCTGGCATTGGTGAGCGGGTGCTGGTGGTGACGGGCAGTTCTGCAAGAAAGGCCCTGCATAATCAGGAATCTCCCGTGGATGCCACCATTGTGGGCATTATTGATGAAGTGGAAGTCCGTTAGGAGGTTTCGGTGGATACACTGGGTATCGTGGAAGTAAAAAGCATTGCCGCAGGCGTTGAGCTGGCCGATGGAATGATGAAGGCTGCGGATGTGGAGCTGATCCGTGCAGCTACCATCTGTTCAGGCCGGTACATGATCTATGTGGCAGGTGAGCGCGATGCCGTGGCAAGTTCTGTAAAACTGGCCGAAGATTCAGGCCGGGCTCTGGCGGGGAGCTTTATCATTTCCAATGTATCTGATCAGGTTCTGGCTGTACTGAAAAGGGGCGAGATGGCAGAAAAAGGTTCTGCCCTTGCTGTCATTGAGTGTCGGAATGTATCTTCCGGCGTGGCTGCGGCGGATATTTCCGTGAAACGATCTGCCGTTCGTCTGGTACGCATGGTAACAGGTCAGGGTATTAACGGAAAATCATATTTTGTACTGAGCGGAGACCTGGCTTCCGTGGAGGAAGCCACAGAGGCTGCAAAGTCCGCACTGAAAAAAAACCTTGTCGAGGCCGTTGTCATCCCCAATCCGGACGCCTCGGTGCTTAAGGCGCTGACCAGCGTAATGAGGTAAAAAAATGGGAAAAACACTGGTAGGAATAAAAAATCTTGAAGAACACATCTGTAAGGATTCCTGCAAAATCTATATTGATGGCAGCATCATACTGACACCCGGTGCAAAGGATGAGCTGAGAAGCCGCGGGATTACCATCGTTTATGGTCCAAAGCCCGAAGCTGCTGCAGCCTGCCCTCCGGGATGCACCTGTGAGGTGTGCAGTGCAAAGGCTAAAGGGGGATGTCCTGCTGGATGCACCTGCCCGGCCTGCATGGAAGCAGCCCTCAGATCCGGTGCTGCGGGTCTTGAGAGCCTTATTCTGGGTATCGCCGGAATGCTGAAAACCCAGTATGGCATTAGTGATCCTGCCCAGCTTATGGCCATCAGCAGTAAGGTTGTAAAAACCATCAGGGATAATCTTCAGGACTGAATGATTCAGTTCTCTGAATGTGAAAACAGAGCATAACAAGGGAGGGTATTATTATGAATGCACTTGGAATGGTGGAAACCAAAGGTCTTGTGGGAGCCGTTGAAGCAGCCGATGCCATGGTAAAGGCGGCCAATGTGGTTCTGATTGGCCGTGAACAGGTGGGCAGTGGTCTTGTTACTGTTATGGTGCGGGGGGATGTGGGTGCCGTTAAAGCTGCAACGGATGCAGGAGCTGCCGCTGCAGACCGGGTCGGTGAGCTTGTGAGCGTGCATGTGATTCCCCGCCCCCACAGCGATGTGGAAAGGATTCTTCCCAAGGGCCCTGCTGTTTAGGGCAATTTCAGGAAGTTGAATGCAGGAGGGAATTTGATTCCTTATCCTGCCCCTTTCGCCCAGAGGGGGGCAAAAGAACACCCATGTATTCGGGTGGATGGTGCAAAAAGCAGCCGAAGACAGGCCGGAGAACCGGGAGGTTTTAAGGGTGACACAGTTTAATGGAAGAACTAAAATCTGCTATGGATCCGATGCCATCGAGACCCTTGAGAAGCTGCCGTCAAAACGGGCTTTTATTGTCACAGACCCTTTTATGGTCAAGACCGGTTTTGCAGACAGAATTAAAAGCCATCTGGATCGGGCAGGGATCAGCCATCAGGTCTTTGACGGGGTGGAGCCTGATCCTTCTTTGGAGACGGTGACCCGGGGAACCCTTCATCTCCTTCAGAGTCAGTCGGATCTGGTGATTGCTCTGGGTGGAGGCTCGGCCATTGATGCGGCCAAGGCCATTCTCTTTTTTGCCCATAAAGCCGGTCAGGAAAAGGAAAAGCCCATGCTGGTGGCCATTCCCACCACCAGTGGCACAGGCTCTGAGGTAACGGCCATTTCTGTGATCACGGACACGGCCAATGGCGTAAAAATTCCCCTGAATGATGAACTTCTCATTCCGGATATGGCCATTCTCGATGCCCGTTTTACCCGCACCGTGCCGCCCGGTGTCACCGCTGTTACGGGAATGGATGTGCTGACCCATGCCATTGAAGCCTATACTTCACGTCAGTCCAGTGCATTCACCACCATTTATTCGGAATATGCCATCAAGTATGTGTTCCGCTATCTTTTCCGGGCCTATCAGTGCGGGGATGACATGGAAGCAAGGGAGATGATGCTCCTTGCCTCCTGCATGGCGGGCATGGCCTTTAATAACAGCGGCCTTGGTATTACCCACAGCATGGCCCACAGTCTGGGCGGACTTTTCCATGTTCCCCATGGAAGAGCCAATGCGGTGCTGCTCCCCTATGTGATCCGGTTCAACAGTTTTGATGTGGGGGTACGGTACAGGGAAATTGCTGAAATGCTTGGACTGGCTGCCCATACGGTGGAAGAGGGTACCACCAGCCTCATATCGGCGGTACGCAGCATGAATGAATCCATGGGGATTCCCAACAGAATCAGGGATTTGAATATAGAAGAACATCTGTTCCGGAAAAATCTGGACACCATGGCCTCCCATGCCATGGAAGATGCCTGCACAAAGGGGAATCCGAGACTGCCATCCCATGGAGATATCCGGGGTCTGCTGGAACAGGCCTGGTAAGGGACAGGCGGTATTTTCTGCCGGAACCGGACTGCCTGTCAGATAAGAGAGGCTGGCCATTTAAACGGACAGTGGGGACTGAAATGAGAGAACAGATTGTTGAAAAAATAAAAAATGCCGGGGTTGTGGGGGCTGGCGGTGCCGGTTTCCCCACCCATGTGAAGGTGAATGCGGATGTGGACACGGTACTGGTCAATGGTGCTTCCTGTGAGCCTTTGCTCATGAGTGATCCCTACCTCATGGAAGAAGAGCTTGCCACCATGATCCGGGGCCTTGAAACTGTACTGGACAGCACCGGGGCCAAAAAGGGGATCATTTGCCTGAAGGGCAAACATGAAAAGGCCATGGCTGCCGTAAGAAAAGCTGTGGCAGAAAATGGTTCCGGTCGCCTTGCTGCATTTGAGCTTAAGGATTTTTATCCGGCAGGGGATGAGCAGGTACTGGTCCGGGAGGTTCTGGGCAGGACCGTGCCCGAAGGCGGCATTCCCCTTCAGGTGGGTGTTGTGGTCAGCAATGTGGAATCCCTTTATAATGTTGCCCTTGCCATGGACGATCAGCCCCTTGTGGATCGTTACGTCACCGTTACCGGTGAGGTGAAGCGTCATATGGTGGTGAAGGTTCCCGTGGGCAGCCTTGTTTCTGATCTGATTGCCTTTGCAGGCGGTCCCACTATTTCCGATTTCAGGGTGGTGGATGGCGGTCCCATGATGGGCCGGGTGCTGCCGGACATGGATCAGCCCGTGACCAAGACCACCAGCGGACTAATTGTGCTGCCTCCGGACCATACGGTGGTGGCCAGAAAAATCATGGATCCTGAAAGGGTGCGCAAAATCACCAACAGCATATGCTGTCAGTGTTCCCAGTGTACGGATCTTTGTCCCCGCAATCTGCTGGGGCATTCCCTGAATCCCCATAAACTGATGCGGGTGCTGGCTTCCGGCGAGCTTGGCAGTGACGCGGCCCGTGAGGCGCTTCTCTGCTCCGAGTGCGGGATCTGTGAAAAATTCGCCTGCCCCATGATGGTTTCACCGAGGGAAGTGAACGCCCAGATCAAAAAAGTTCTGATGAAGGAAGGTATCCGCTGGCAGGGCTCCGGGAGGGAACCTGTGAACCATCCTTTCCGGGAAAGCCGCTATATACCCACCAAGCGTCTCATGATGCGCCTGAATGTCATGCAGTATGACACCCATCCGGGTCTGGTGACTGGCTTTGTGCCTTCCCTTGTTAAAATTCCTCTGCATCAGCATATCGGAGCCCCGGCCATTTGTCTTGTGGCCGAAGGGGACAGGGTGAAGCGGGGAGATCTCATCGGAGAGATTCCTGAAAAGGCTCTGGGTGCCAGAATCCATGCCAGTATAGATGGCGTGGTGAAAAGCACTGCAGCAGGTGTGGTAACCATTGCCGCCTGATGTTTCTGCCCTTGTGCAGAGGTCTGCCTGATTCAGGGGCAGTATCAGGAACACAGGTGTATACTTCAGGGATTTAATCAGAGAGGGTGAATATAATGGATTTAAGAACTATAGGTTGTGTGGAACTGAACAGCATTGCCCTGGGCATGCACACCGCCGATGAAATGGTTAAGGCCGCAGAGGTGAAACTTGTGCTGGCACGTCCCACCTGCCCCGGTCGCTATCTTATTATGGTTGCGGGGGATACGGGGGCTGTGAAAAGCTCCGTGGAAACTGGCCTTGAAATTGGCGGGGAGATGATCATCGACTGGTTTGTTCTGCCCAATGTCCACAGTGCTGTGATTCCAGCCCTCAACGGAACCGGGCTGCGGGCCTCCATCGACGCTCTGGGCGTCATCGAAACCTTTACCACGGCCTCCTGCATTCTGGCCGCCGATGCCGCAGCCAAGGCGGGGCAGGTGGATCTCCTTGAAATCCGTTTTGCAGCGGGTCTTGCCGGTAAATCCTTTGTGACCATGACCGGTGATGTGGGATCTGTGAGATCTTCCGTCACCGCTGGTGTGGAAGGTGTGGGAGATTCCGGACCCGTTTACAGCCATGTGGTAATCCCTTCGCCCAGTTCGGATCTTAAGGCCCACCTTCTGTAAAGGGTTGTCTGGTTTAGTGGTGGCATGAAGCCCCGGATGAGAATACGAAGAAATAATAAGGAACAGCCCTTGCTTTTCTACCTTTGAGAAACCTTTTTTATGAAGCTTTCACCCCAACCATCTGGCTTCGAGAGCCTCAGCCACCATTCAGTGGGAGATGAAGCCGTGGGAATAAATTATTTCTCCCTTCTCCCTCAGGGAGAGGGGCCGGGGGGTGAGGGCTGAAAATGCTGACAGGAGGAAAAGAATGGTGATGGCCGATGAACCTAAACAGCGGGTCATTCAGGAATATGTTCCGGGAAAACAGGTAACACTGGCCCATGTGATAGCAAGCCCCCATAAGAGCATTTATCTGAAGCTTGGTCTTGATGATGATGCAGGGGACGCCATTGGCATTCTAACCATAACCCCCAGTGAGGGCGTTATCATCGCAGCGGACATTGCCACCAAGGCAGCTTCCGTGGACATTGGCTTTCTGGACCGCTTTGGTGGCTCCCTTGTGATCGTGGGGGATGTGGCCAGTGTGGAGGCTGCCTTAAGGGCCGTTCTCCATTATTTTGACGAAGTACTGCATTACGCATCCGTTGACATGACACGCTCATGAAAACAGGAAGGAAAGCCCATGCCGAAGACCATGAAAAGGGTGCTTCTCATCGGTGAAAACGGTGTGGGCAAGACCGCCCTCATTGAAGCCCTCTCAGGGCAGCGTCCCGCCACCCGCAGGCCCATGGCCCTTGAATTCTGCGGCCCCTTCATCAATACGCCGGGTGAGTTTCTGGAAAACCGGCGCTTCTATCCCGCCATCATCACCACCTCCGCAGACTGTGACATGGTTCTCATGGTTCAGGATGCCACCCGCATCAGCAGCCTTTTTCCGCCGCAGTTTGCGACCCTCTTCACCCG
This sequence is a window from Desulfobotulus mexicanus. Protein-coding genes within it:
- a CDS encoding EutP/PduV family microcompartment system protein; the protein is MPKTMKRVLLIGENGVGKTALIEALSGQRPATRRPMALEFCGPFINTPGEFLENRRFYPAIITTSADCDMVLMVQDATRISSLFPPQFATLFTRRVLGVISRAEAPENQVERAKRFLQNAGANEIVCWNTETGEGLEVIRALVF